The Chryseobacterium glaciei DNA window AGAACTTTGAGTAATAAGGATTACATTTATTTTTTCATAACTGAGACATTGAAACAATTTTGCCGAAATACCGGGAATCCCAACCATTCCGCTGCCTTCTAAAGTAAGAAGGGCTATGTTGCTCATATTTGAAATTCCGACTGCGACTTGCTGTTCTTCACCTTCTGAAATTTTAATGTTATGAGATATGAAAGTTCCTGAAGCTTCGGGATCAAAAGTATTTTTAATCCTTAAATCAATATTTTTCACCATTACAGGCTGAATTGTTGGTGGATAAAGAACTTTTGCTCCAAAATGAGAAAGTTCCATTGCTTCCTGATAAGAAATTTCCGGAATGGGTTTCGCGTTAGGAGAAAGTTTGGGATCTGCGGTCATCATTCCGCTTACATCAGTCCATATTTGGAGTTCTTCAGCATTGAGTAATGACGCAAATATTGAGGCAGTATAATCTGATCCGCCTCTTCCCAACGTTGTTGTATTTCCGTTGTGATCTTTAGCAATAAACCCGGGAACGACAGTTATTTGGTGTTGATTTTCTTCAAAATATTTAATTAAATTTCTTTCAGTAGCTTCAAAATCAACTTTTGCATTGGTGAAGTTGCTGTTTGTGATAATATGATCCGCAGAATTCATCCAGACAGCGTCCAATTTTTCAAATTTAAATCTTGCAGCAATAATATTTGATGATAAAAATTCTCCATAAGAGGTTATTTTATCTTTGGTACGACCTGTAAATTCACCTAAAACAAATATTCCGTTGCAAAGGTCTTCGATATCATTAAAATGTTTTTTTACAAAACTTAGCCATGCACTCTGTTCTAAAATCGGGATAAGTTCTTTTACAAGATTTAAATATTTTTCTTCAATTGTTTTGATGATGGAAAGATAGCCGTCATCATTATTTGAAGCCTGTTCAGCTGCTTTTATGAGCTGATCTGTTACGCTATGTAACGCTGAAACTACAACAACTATTTTTTGTGAAGATTCTTTTTTAATGATATTTTCTACTTTCAGAATATTTTCTGAATTGGCTACAGATGTTCCGCCGAATTTGAGGACTTTCATCATTTTTTGATTTTGAATTATTGAAATAGAATTTTTCACTCTTTAAAAAAAGAGCACGGGTGCCGATGATAATATGTGAAAATTTACCCCGTTATGGGGTAGTAGTTGTAGAAACAGAAGATACTTCAGAAGTAGAAAACTTCGGAATAGAAATATCAGATATGTTTCTTGTAAATTTCATTGTTGTAAAACAAATGTACAAATTATTTTTAAATATCAAAATGTAAAGGGAAAAGATTATTTTTCAATATAATGTGATTTATTAAAAATATTTATTAAATTTATAAGCTAAACTAAATCAAATTATTATGAAAAATCTAAAAAAATTAAACAGAAAGGATTTAGAACAAATCAATGGGGCAGGAGTGCCGCCAATTTCACATTGCAACGGTTGCCCGACAGGTGCCTTTGGACCAAATGATACTCATTCTTGTGAAGCGTATTGGGGACTTCCGGAGACTTGTAGAAAATGTGTTCTTGTTAATATGGAGTGTTTTGAACTAGTTCCAATATTAAAATAAATAATACTATGAAAAACTTAAGAAAATTAAACAGACAAAATTTAGAACAGATTAACGGAGCTGGAGTTTCACGTTGTGATGGATGTCCTAGTCATCTTGTTTTTGGCCCTGGAGGAGGATGGCCTGATACCTCTAGTGCTTCTTGTGAAGCCTATTTTGGTTTATCCGAAACCTGTAAAATGTGTGTGATGGTGAGTGTAGATTGCTTTGTTCAAATCTCTGCGATCTAAAAAGTGTTGTAAAAACTGGAATTTATATTTTAAACTAAACTAAACTAAACTAAATCAAAATATTATGAAAAATCTAAAAAAAATTAACAGAGAAAATTTGAAATCAGTTAATGGCGGTGCAACTTGTAATTATGCTTGCCCTCCAGGGCCTTACGGACCCGGGTTTCCAAGATCGTGTGAAGCTTTTGATGCTTTGCCGTCATGTTGTAAATCAAAAGTTTTAGTGAGTATGGATTGCTTTCCTCAATAATAACTTAAATATCAAATTCAAATAAACTATGAAAAATTTAAAAAAACTTTCAAGAACAGAACAAACGAAAATCCAAGGAGGTTTTACACAGGTTCAGATAGATGCTTGTGGAGGTGAAGCATATGTATGCTTCCGTGCAGGAGGATGGGGTTGTTGGAGAAAACCTGGAGGAACTTGTTATGCACCTATGGTTTAATAAAGAAAAAAGCACTGTAAAAACAGTGCTTTTGATTTTTAATTACTTTTTAACTATTGAGAATTAATTTTTTTCTTTGGAATATTTAACTTAGAACTTAAGTTCGGAAAATATTTTATCATCTCTGAAATGTTTTTTCCTGCAGTATCAATAAATTTCCAGAGCTTTCCATTATCTTTAGAAATACCTATTAAGTAATAGTCTCCTAAAATTTTACCTTTTGGAGTTTCCATTTCTATTTTTTGATGAACTACAGTTTGTAATTCAGCTTTATTATTTATAATATCTGAAACCTCAGAAAAAGTAACATCTTTAAAAGTATATCCCGCTTTTTCCATCTGATTTATGGCGTCCACAGAAGCATCAATCATTTTCTTTTTATTTCCATACATCTTTATTACTCCATCATAAACGTAATTACTAAAAGCGTCATAATTTTTTTCCATGAAGTATTTCCTCATGTCATTAGCTTGTTTAATAACGGTTTGTTTTTGATTTTGCGAAAAACCAAAAATAATGATACATAAAAATATAATTGAAAATACTTTTTTCATTTATTTTATACTTTTCGAAAGATCAAGCATTGCCTCAATGGGCTTTAATGCTCTCAAACGAAGTTCTTCGTCGATAAGGATCTCAGGTAATTCATATTTCATACATAAGTACAACTTTTCCATTGTATTACGTTTCATGTAGAAACATTCTGAGCAATTACAGCTTTCGTCAAAAACCAAAGCAGGAATCAATTCTTTATGCGGTGCACGTTTTCTCATTTCGTGAAGAATTCCTTCTTCTGTAGCAATGATGAACGTCTGGCATTCGTCTTTTTCCACATAATCTAACAGAGCAGAAGTAGAACCGATAAAATGAGCCAGTTTCAATACGGCTTCTTCACTTTCCGGATGTGCAATCATTTTAGCATTCGGATGATCTGCTAACTGTTGTGCAATTCTCTCCATAGAAAAGGCTTCGTGAACGATGCAGCTTCCGTCCCAAAGAATCATATCACGTCCCGTTTTTTTAGATAAATATCTTCCTAGGTTTTTATCCGGAGCGAAAATAATTGGTCGGTCTTTTGGTAAAGCTTCAATCACCGTTTCAGCGTTTGAGCTTGTTACAATAATATCACTTTCCGCTTTTGTTTCAGCGTTACAGTTGATGTAAGTTGCGATCAGAGCATTAGGATGCTGCTCACGCATTTTTCTCAAACCTTCTCCTGAACAACCGTCTGCCAAAGAGCATCCCGCCATGGTGTCTGGAAGAACTACTTTTTTAGTTGGGTTCAGGATCTTCGCCGCTTCTGCCATGAAATGTACTCCGCAGAATACAATCATATCAGCGTTGGTATCTTTTGCCTGTCTTGCCAATTGTAGAGAATCTCCCAAGAAATCGGCAATATCCTGAATCTCTCCAGGTTGGTAATAATGCGCTAAAATAACCGCATTTTTTTCTTCTTTCAATTTAAGAATAGCTTTCACCAATTCTTCTCCTTGAGGAATTACCAAATCTTTTATATC harbors:
- a CDS encoding bacteriocin-like protein produces the protein MKNLKKLNRKDLEQINGAGVPPISHCNGCPTGAFGPNDTHSCEAYWGLPETCRKCVLVNMECFELVPILK
- a CDS encoding bacteriocin-like protein, translating into MKNLRKLNRQNLEQINGAGVSRCDGCPSHLVFGPGGGWPDTSSASCEAYFGLSETCKMCVMVSVDCFVQISAI
- a CDS encoding bacteriocin-like protein, with translation MKNLKKINRENLKSVNGGATCNYACPPGPYGPGFPRSCEAFDALPSCCKSKVLVSMDCFPQ
- a CDS encoding bacteriocin-like protein — protein: MKNLKKLSRTEQTKIQGGFTQVQIDACGGEAYVCFRAGGWGCWRKPGGTCYAPMV
- the nadA gene encoding quinolinate synthase NadA — translated: MSTETLEKAKSAIPVRGFLDIKDLVIPQGEELVKAILKLKEEKNAVILAHYYQPGEIQDIADFLGDSLQLARQAKDTNADMIVFCGVHFMAEAAKILNPTKKVVLPDTMAGCSLADGCSGEGLRKMREQHPNALIATYINCNAETKAESDIIVTSSNAETVIEALPKDRPIIFAPDKNLGRYLSKKTGRDMILWDGSCIVHEAFSMERIAQQLADHPNAKMIAHPESEEAVLKLAHFIGSTSALLDYVEKDECQTFIIATEEGILHEMRKRAPHKELIPALVFDESCNCSECFYMKRNTMEKLYLCMKYELPEILIDEELRLRALKPIEAMLDLSKSIK